A DNA window from Mytilus trossulus isolate FHL-02 unplaced genomic scaffold, PNRI_Mtr1.1.1.hap1 h1tg000024l__unscaffolded, whole genome shotgun sequence contains the following coding sequences:
- the LOC134698888 gene encoding uncharacterized protein LOC134698888, with product MLSWIKPFMQREEQRSLSRNSDQEEDGFLVVGQTKSEKTTIVASEFNSNIDRPPNYMEVDNQALPDYSAALSREVTPNNRQCTSDVYQQSGDNTNNDYSANALQDVPFSVNPKLQLMWGVGHMGMPNQRCYDPSKYDYDFTLEYSILHSSF from the exons atgcTTTCATGGATAAAACCATTTATGCAAAGAGAGGAACAAAGGTCATTAAGTCGAAACAGTGACCAAGAAGAAGATGGATTTTTAGTTGTAGGACAAACTAAAAGTGAAAAGACTACAATTGTCGCTAGTGAATTTAATTCAAACATAGATAGACCACCCAACTACATGGAG GTAGATAACCAAGCTTTACCAGACTACTCTGCAGCTTTATCAAGGGAAGTAACTCCGAACAATAGACAATGTACAAGTGATGTCTATCAACAAAGTGGTGATAACACTAACAATGATTACTCAGCTAATGCTCTACAGGACGTACCATTCTCTGTCAATCCTAAACTACAACTTATGTGGGGAGTAGGTCACATGGGCATGCCAAATCAAAGATGCTACGACCCATCGAAATATGATTATGACTTTACATTAGAATACTCTATACTTCATTCCAGTTTTTAA